From the genome of Streptomyces sp. NBC_01260, one region includes:
- a CDS encoding GntP family permease produces the protein MLLAASPPPVETPPHTGGLLLLIDGTAGLLTVAVLGIALLLFLIIKVRLQPFVALLAVSIAVGLGAGLSVTELFGTVQKSAAVSVIESGMGGILGHVAIIIGLGTMLGAILEVSGGAEVLSARLLNLFGEKRAPLAMGLTGLIFGIPVFFDVGIFVLAPIVYAAAKRPQALDSARPGGTPRGKSILLYAMPLLAGLSMTHAFLPPHPGPVAAAGLFHVSLGWVILMGAVVGIPSVLAAWGYAAWIGKRIFVDVPQDMVEAAEEAKAAVVAEQRAAGVTPHEAPVALGTVLAIIGTPLVLILAATFSSIALDPSTLRSVVEFFGNPFVALTIALLLAYYLLGIRRGWSRKSLESVSTSSLKPVGNILLVVGAGGIFGAVLKSSGIADALADTFNDVGLPVILLAWLISAVLRIAQGSATVAIVTTAGIVVPLVEGQGMSQPHLALIIMAISAGSIIASHVNDGGFWMVSKYFGISERDTLKSWTVLETVLSVAGFVVAALLSLVI, from the coding sequence ATGCTGCTCGCCGCGAGCCCCCCACCGGTCGAGACGCCACCCCACACCGGTGGACTCCTCCTGCTGATAGACGGGACGGCCGGTCTGCTGACCGTCGCCGTACTCGGAATCGCCCTCCTCCTCTTCCTGATCATCAAGGTCAGGCTGCAGCCGTTCGTCGCGCTGCTCGCCGTCTCCATAGCCGTCGGCCTGGGCGCCGGACTCTCCGTCACGGAGCTCTTCGGCACGGTGCAGAAGTCGGCCGCCGTCTCCGTCATCGAATCCGGCATGGGCGGCATCCTCGGCCATGTCGCGATCATCATCGGCCTCGGCACGATGCTCGGCGCGATCCTCGAAGTCTCCGGCGGAGCAGAGGTGTTGAGCGCCCGGCTGCTGAATCTCTTCGGCGAGAAGCGCGCCCCGCTCGCCATGGGCCTGACCGGTCTGATCTTCGGTATCCCGGTCTTCTTCGACGTCGGCATCTTCGTCCTCGCACCGATCGTGTACGCCGCCGCCAAGCGCCCCCAAGCTCTCGACTCCGCTCGACCAGGGGGGACCCCCCGCGGCAAGTCGATCCTGCTGTACGCGATGCCGCTGCTGGCGGGCCTGTCCATGACCCACGCGTTCCTGCCGCCGCACCCCGGCCCGGTCGCCGCCGCCGGCCTCTTCCACGTCTCCCTCGGCTGGGTCATCCTGATGGGCGCCGTCGTCGGCATCCCGTCCGTACTGGCCGCCTGGGGATACGCCGCCTGGATCGGAAAGCGGATCTTCGTCGATGTCCCGCAGGACATGGTCGAGGCCGCCGAGGAGGCGAAGGCCGCGGTCGTCGCCGAGCAGCGCGCCGCCGGAGTCACCCCGCACGAGGCCCCGGTCGCGCTCGGCACCGTACTCGCGATCATCGGCACCCCGCTGGTGCTGATCCTCGCCGCGACGTTCTCCTCCATCGCCCTGGACCCCTCGACGCTCCGCTCGGTCGTCGAGTTCTTCGGCAACCCGTTCGTCGCCCTGACGATCGCGCTGCTGCTCGCGTACTACCTGCTCGGCATCCGGCGCGGCTGGTCCCGCAAGTCCCTGGAGTCGGTGTCGACCTCCTCCCTCAAGCCGGTCGGCAACATCCTGCTGGTCGTCGGCGCGGGCGGGATCTTCGGCGCCGTACTCAAGAGCAGCGGCATCGCGGACGCGCTCGCGGACACGTTCAACGACGTCGGCCTGCCGGTCATCCTGCTGGCCTGGCTGATCTCCGCGGTGCTGCGCATCGCCCAGGGTTCCGCGACGGTCGCCATCGTCACCACCGCGGGCATCGTCGTCCCGCTGGTCGAGGGCCAGGGCATGTCGCAGCCGCACCTGGCGCTGATCATCATGGCGATCTCGGCCGGTTCGATCATCGCCTCGCACGTCAACGACGGCGGTTTCTGGATGGTGTCGAAGTACTTCGGCATCTCGGAGCGCGACACCCTGAAGTCCTGGACGGTGCTGGAGACGGTCCTGTCGGTGGCGGGCTTCGTGGTGGCGGCGCTGCTGAGCCTGGTGATCTAG
- a CDS encoding RidA family protein, giving the protein MTDKTALTPSTHTAPPAKFSHGVKKGNILQVAGQVGFLPAVEGQAPTPAGPTLREQTLQTFANVKAILEEGGASWDDVMMMRVYLTDVDHFAEMNEIYNTYFGEQNLKAAPAARTTVYVGLPKGLLIEIDALAVLG; this is encoded by the coding sequence ATGACCGACAAGACCGCACTCACCCCGAGCACCCACACCGCCCCGCCCGCGAAGTTCTCGCACGGAGTGAAGAAGGGGAACATCCTCCAGGTCGCCGGCCAGGTCGGCTTCCTGCCCGCGGTGGAGGGCCAGGCACCGACCCCGGCCGGTCCCACCCTGCGCGAGCAGACCCTCCAGACCTTCGCCAACGTCAAGGCGATCCTGGAGGAGGGCGGCGCGAGCTGGGACGACGTCATGATGATGCGCGTCTACCTCACCGACGTCGACCACTTCGCCGAGATGAACGAGATCTACAACACCTACTTCGGCGAGCAGAACCTCAAGGCCGCCCCCGCCGCGCGGACGACGGTCTACGTCGGCCTGCCCAAGGGCCTGCTCATCGAGATCGACGCCCTCGCGGTCCTCGGCTGA
- a CDS encoding IclR family transcriptional regulator → MSQTVDRALSILPLLAQGPADLGQVAERLGVHKSTALRLLRTLHEHGLVYRQQDQRYRLGARLFALAQEAVENLDVREIAHPHLAELNESCGHTVHLAVYEENEVLYIDKVESRYPVRMYSRIGKPVAITVAAVAKLLLADLTEPERRAVAEKLDYPMYTSRSTPGAGAFLKELAAVREQGWATDLGGHEESINCVGAPIRGADGRVVAAMSVSAPNVVVTAEELLTLLPLVRRTADTISREYSGTTRPKKV, encoded by the coding sequence ATGAGCCAGACCGTCGACCGGGCGTTGAGCATCCTGCCACTGCTCGCGCAGGGACCCGCCGACCTCGGACAGGTGGCCGAGCGGCTCGGCGTCCACAAGTCCACCGCGCTGCGGCTGCTCCGTACGCTCCACGAGCACGGACTCGTCTACCGCCAGCAGGACCAGCGCTACCGCCTCGGCGCACGGCTCTTCGCGCTCGCCCAGGAGGCCGTCGAGAACCTCGACGTCCGGGAGATCGCCCACCCGCACCTCGCCGAACTCAACGAGAGCTGCGGACACACCGTCCACCTCGCGGTGTACGAGGAGAACGAGGTCCTCTACATCGACAAGGTCGAGAGCCGCTACCCGGTACGGATGTACTCCCGGATCGGCAAACCCGTCGCGATCACCGTCGCCGCCGTGGCCAAGCTCCTGCTCGCCGACCTGACCGAGCCGGAACGGCGCGCCGTCGCCGAGAAGCTCGACTACCCCATGTACACGTCCCGTTCGACCCCCGGCGCCGGTGCGTTCCTCAAGGAACTCGCCGCCGTACGCGAACAGGGCTGGGCCACCGACCTCGGTGGCCACGAGGAGTCCATCAACTGCGTCGGCGCCCCCATCCGCGGCGCCGACGGGCGTGTCGTCGCCGCCATGTCGGTCTCCGCACCGAACGTGGTCGTCACGGCGGAGGAACTCCTCACCCTGCTCCCGCTGGTCCGGCGCACCGCCGACACCATCAGCCGGGAGTACTCCGGCACCACCCGACCCAAGAAAGTCTGA
- a CDS encoding sugar kinase, with translation MSGTPARTAADTATSDVVCLGESMVTFLPSQPGRLADVPSFGRGIGGAESNVACALAKAGHRAAWVSRVGADGFGDHLVDAISAYGVDTSAVRRDPARPTGIYFRTATDRAADVHEVAYYRAGSAASAMSPANVPREALLARRVLHLSGITAALSADCLALLRELTAPRPGRPLVSFDVNHRPGLWRGGDASPGVLLDLARGADLVFVGEDEAQEAWGVVGAEAIRAALPEPAVLVVKRGAEGATVFSRLRPGAGLSASPGADSVTDVPALRVDVVAPVGAGDAFAAGFLSATLRGLPVRDRARHGHLMAAAVLTVPGDLTDPPARDRADHLAALDDAAWGRLRLGPGWTGDDTEVRST, from the coding sequence GTGTCCGGAACCCCGGCCAGGACCGCCGCCGACACCGCGACCAGTGATGTCGTGTGCCTCGGTGAGTCCATGGTGACGTTCCTGCCCTCGCAGCCGGGACGCCTCGCCGACGTACCGTCCTTCGGCCGGGGGATCGGGGGCGCCGAGTCCAACGTGGCCTGCGCGCTCGCCAAGGCCGGGCACCGGGCGGCCTGGGTGAGCCGGGTCGGGGCGGACGGCTTCGGCGACCATCTCGTCGACGCGATCTCCGCCTACGGGGTCGACACCTCCGCGGTGCGGCGCGATCCCGCCCGCCCCACCGGCATCTACTTCCGCACGGCGACCGACCGCGCGGCCGACGTCCACGAGGTGGCGTACTACCGGGCCGGATCCGCGGCCTCCGCGATGTCGCCCGCCAACGTCCCCCGCGAGGCCCTGCTCGCCCGCCGGGTGCTGCACCTGTCCGGCATCACGGCCGCGCTCTCCGCCGACTGCCTGGCGCTGCTGCGCGAGCTGACGGCCCCGCGGCCCGGCCGCCCGCTCGTCTCCTTCGACGTCAACCACCGGCCCGGACTGTGGCGGGGCGGCGACGCCTCCCCCGGCGTCCTGCTGGACCTGGCCCGCGGCGCGGACCTCGTCTTCGTCGGGGAGGACGAGGCGCAGGAGGCGTGGGGCGTCGTGGGGGCCGAGGCGATCCGCGCGGCGCTGCCGGAACCGGCGGTGCTGGTCGTGAAGCGGGGCGCGGAAGGGGCCACGGTCTTTTCCCGGCTCCGCCCCGGGGCCGGCCTTTCGGCCTCCCCGGGAGCCGATTCGGTCACGGACGTCCCCGCGCTGCGCGTCGACGTCGTCGCGCCCGTCGGCGCCGGTGACGCCTTCGCGGCCGGATTCCTCTCCGCCACCCTGCGCGGACTGCCCGTCCGCGACCGGGCCCGGCACGGTCACCTGATGGCCGCCGCCGTCCTCACCGTCCCCGGCGACCTCACCGACCCGCCCGCCCGCGACCGGGCCGACCACCTCGCGGCCCTCGACGACGCCGCCTGGGGGAGACTGCGTCTCGGCCCCGGCTGGACGGGGGACGACACGGAGGTACGCAGCACATGA